From a single Pyruvatibacter sp. genomic region:
- a CDS encoding HesA/MoeB/ThiF family protein — protein sequence MPLTDTQLERYARHILLKEIGGPGQQALLAARVLIIGAGGLGSPAALYLAAAGVGTIGLVDDDTVSLSNLQRQIAHTTSAVGETKTASATRTLRALNPDTDIVSYTQRLTADNADEIISGYDLVLDGCDNFETRFLVNDACYRARVPLVSGAVGRFDGQLAVFRAWETDNDDTPAPNYRDLVPEVPPPGSVPTCEEAGVVGALTGVIGSMMAMEAIKEITGAGTSMAGHVLLYDALDTRIRKVRIVHDPANILSGQHEVATQAGAGVAE from the coding sequence ATGCCGCTAACCGACACGCAGCTTGAACGGTATGCGCGGCATATTCTGTTGAAGGAGATTGGCGGGCCCGGGCAGCAGGCATTGCTGGCGGCGCGGGTGCTGATTATCGGCGCGGGCGGCCTTGGGTCTCCGGCGGCGCTTTATCTGGCAGCAGCAGGCGTGGGCACCATTGGGCTTGTGGATGACGACACGGTGTCGCTGTCCAACCTGCAACGGCAGATTGCGCATACCACCAGTGCCGTTGGTGAAACCAAGACAGCAAGTGCCACACGAACACTCAGGGCACTTAATCCGGATACGGATATTGTGTCTTATACTCAGCGACTGACGGCTGACAATGCGGACGAGATCATCAGCGGCTACGATCTGGTGCTTGATGGCTGCGACAATTTCGAGACGCGTTTTCTGGTCAATGATGCGTGCTATCGCGCGCGCGTGCCGCTTGTCTCTGGCGCTGTTGGCCGCTTTGACGGGCAGCTTGCAGTGTTCCGCGCGTGGGAAACCGATAACGACGATACCCCCGCACCCAATTACCGCGATCTTGTGCCGGAGGTACCGCCGCCGGGCAGCGTGCCGACCTGCGAGGAGGCCGGGGTGGTGGGTGCGCTTACCGGCGTCATCGGCTCGATGATGGCAATGGAGGCGATCAAGGAAATTACCGGCGCGGGAACCAGCATGGCGGGTCACGTGTTGTTGTATGACGCACTGGATACACGCATCCGCAAGGTTCGGATCGTGCATGACCCGGCAAATATACTGAGTGGCCAACACGAGGTGGCGACGCAGGCGGGAGCGGGAGTGGCTGAGTAG
- the ubiB gene encoding 2-polyprenylphenol 6-hydroxylase has product MFSHVRNLGRLIRAAWVLSRYDALFAIDAGEPPAPVKAARAIARVRQKIGGANKLADGAQASEGDRLAAALTELGPSYIKLGQFLATRPDVVDPALARDLAKLQDRLPPFDTDTAQAIIVEEFGEPWSALYGEMSDAIAAASIAQVHKATTVEADGTTRDVAVKVLRPGIEQRFAADLETFFWVARLIDRAVPSSRRLKPIDVVQTLADSMALEMDLRLEAAAMSEMAERTKGDAGFRTPAIDWERTSKRVMTLEWIPGIPIADRARISAANLDPKAVAANLITTFLTHAVREGYFHADMHPGNLFVEADGSPGGTLVAVDYGIMGRLNAKESRFLAEILFGFVIRDYRRVAEVHFEAGYVPENKSVDGFAQALRAIGEPILGREAHEISMARLLAQLFEVTGQFEMETRPELIMLQKTMVVVEGVARDLDPDFNMWKTAEPVLRQWLESRIGPEGRLQDAVKGAERMGRLMGDLPDLLETAERAARSLAGPRGFGGGGGVADGLKLHPDTAKAIANAQAERERPNRIALWVGAVALAVIAVAVVI; this is encoded by the coding sequence GCCGCCAGCACCGGTGAAGGCCGCCCGCGCCATTGCCCGCGTACGCCAGAAAATCGGCGGCGCAAACAAATTAGCGGACGGGGCTCAGGCTTCTGAAGGCGACAGGCTGGCAGCCGCTCTCACAGAGCTTGGCCCCAGCTACATCAAGCTGGGCCAGTTTCTGGCGACGCGGCCTGACGTGGTGGACCCGGCGCTGGCCCGCGACCTCGCCAAACTGCAGGACCGGCTGCCGCCGTTTGATACGGACACCGCACAAGCCATCATCGTGGAAGAGTTCGGGGAGCCGTGGTCTGCGCTTTATGGCGAGATGAGTGACGCGATTGCGGCGGCCTCCATCGCACAGGTGCACAAAGCCACCACCGTTGAGGCGGACGGCACCACACGTGATGTGGCCGTGAAAGTGCTGCGCCCCGGCATTGAGCAGCGGTTTGCGGCAGACCTTGAAACGTTCTTCTGGGTGGCCCGTCTGATTGACCGCGCGGTGCCGTCGTCGCGTCGGCTCAAGCCCATTGACGTTGTGCAAACACTTGCCGACTCGATGGCGCTGGAAATGGATTTGCGCCTTGAGGCCGCCGCCATGTCGGAAATGGCCGAGCGCACCAAAGGCGACGCGGGCTTTCGCACGCCCGCCATTGACTGGGAGCGCACATCAAAGCGGGTGATGACGCTTGAGTGGATACCGGGCATTCCCATCGCCGACAGGGCTCGCATCAGTGCCGCCAATCTGGACCCGAAGGCTGTGGCGGCCAATCTCATCACCACGTTTCTGACCCATGCGGTGCGCGAAGGCTATTTCCACGCCGACATGCACCCCGGCAATCTGTTTGTGGAAGCCGACGGCTCGCCCGGCGGTACTCTGGTGGCGGTGGATTACGGCATCATGGGGCGTCTCAACGCCAAGGAGAGCCGGTTTCTGGCGGAGATATTGTTTGGCTTCGTGATCCGCGACTATCGCCGCGTGGCGGAAGTGCATTTCGAGGCGGGCTATGTGCCGGAGAACAAATCCGTTGACGGGTTCGCGCAGGCGTTGCGGGCCATCGGCGAGCCGATTTTGGGCCGTGAGGCGCACGAGATTTCCATGGCGCGGTTGCTGGCACAGCTCTTTGAAGTGACCGGCCAGTTCGAGATGGAAACCCGGCCCGAACTCATCATGCTGCAAAAAACCATGGTCGTGGTGGAAGGCGTTGCCCGCGACCTGGACCCGGATTTCAACATGTGGAAAACCGCCGAGCCGGTGTTGCGCCAGTGGCTTGAAAGCCGCATCGGCCCCGAAGGCCGGTTGCAGGATGCCGTCAAAGGCGCTGAACGCATGGGCCGCCTGATGGGTGACCTGCCGGACCTTCTGGAAACCGCCGAACGCGCCGCGCGCAGCCTTGCCGGGCCGCGTGGGTTCGGGGGCGGAGGTGGCGTTGCGGACGGCCTGAAACTCCACCCCGACACCGCCAAGGCCATCGCCAATGCCCAGGCAGAACGTGAACGGCCTAACCGCATTGCCCTGTGGGTGGGTGCTGTGGCGCTGGCGGTTATTGCCGTGGCGGTGGTGATCTAG
- a CDS encoding DUF3501 family protein, whose translation MPNPTQITHADIMPVEDYGKQRAERRKAMMPVKRERRIEVGPHATFYFESYETMWHQVHEMLYIEKGGEEQIEDELSAYNPLIPKGKELVATVMFEIDDPVRRKNVLYKLAGIEETAFIDIDGDRVMSDPEHDIDRTSEDGKSSSVHFLHFPFTDEQIAAFKKPGAKVMIGFSHDNYQHLAVVSDAMVARLAGDFA comes from the coding sequence ATGCCAAACCCCACACAGATCACCCACGCCGACATCATGCCTGTTGAAGACTATGGCAAGCAACGCGCCGAACGGCGCAAGGCCATGATGCCGGTCAAGCGCGAGCGCCGCATAGAAGTTGGTCCCCATGCGACGTTCTATTTCGAGAGCTACGAGACCATGTGGCATCAGGTCCACGAGATGCTCTACATCGAAAAAGGCGGCGAAGAGCAGATCGAGGACGAACTGTCCGCCTACAACCCGCTCATCCCCAAGGGCAAGGAGCTGGTGGCGACGGTGATGTTCGAGATTGATGATCCCGTGCGCCGCAAGAACGTGCTCTACAAACTGGCAGGCATCGAGGAAACAGCCTTCATTGATATTGACGGCGACCGCGTGATGTCTGACCCCGAACACGACATTGACCGCACATCCGAAGACGGCAAGTCATCATCGGTGCACTTCCTGCATTTTCCGTTCACGGACGAACAGATTGCAGCGTTCAAAAAGCCCGGCGCGAAAGTGATGATCGGCTTCAGCCACGACAACTACCAGCATCTGGCCGTGGTTTCGGATGCGATGGTGGCACGGCTGGCGGGTGATTTCGCTTAA
- a CDS encoding SH3 domain-containing protein — protein MSLLVAPYMPRALRAIALFAALCMAGVATGPASMAQPSAASTLSGGIKIGTVTGLPMPRFVAIKSSPVNVRGGPSTNHQVAWVFVRKGVPVEVTAEFENWRRIRDVDGDQGWVFHTLIDGGRTVMVVGPDASSPRTGDLVALQFAPDTASDTVALIEPGVVGELAQCGQGWCAVRAGGYEGFVQADALYGVYAREVD, from the coding sequence GTGTCCCTTCTGGTTGCCCCCTACATGCCTCGCGCCCTGCGCGCCATTGCCCTGTTCGCCGCCCTATGCATGGCAGGCGTCGCCACCGGCCCTGCGAGCATGGCGCAGCCCTCTGCGGCCAGCACGCTGTCCGGCGGCATCAAGATCGGCACGGTGACCGGGCTGCCGATGCCGCGCTTCGTGGCGATCAAGTCCAGCCCCGTCAATGTGCGCGGCGGGCCGTCAACCAACCATCAGGTGGCATGGGTGTTCGTGCGCAAGGGCGTGCCGGTGGAAGTGACGGCGGAGTTTGAAAACTGGCGCCGCATCCGCGACGTGGACGGCGACCAGGGGTGGGTTTTTCATACCCTGATTGATGGCGGACGCACCGTGATGGTGGTGGGGCCGGATGCCTCAAGCCCACGCACCGGCGACCTTGTGGCATTGCAGTTTGCCCCCGATACCGCCAGCGACACCGTGGCGCTGATTGAACCGGGCGTCGTTGGCGAACTGGCGCAATGCGGCCAGGGCTGGTGCGCCGTGCGCGCGGGCGGCTATGAGGGCTTTGTGCAGGCAGATGCGCTTTACGGCGTTTATGCCCGCGAAGTGGACTAG
- a CDS encoding Rrf2 family transcriptional regulator, which yields MLRLSKKTLLALEAVVDVAYNARPDPVQSKEITKRQGIPQRYLEQVMQQLVREGVLKGVRGPRGGYRLARERRRITVGEIVRIVGAMEAADDARDEAKAAAREANGHARSDDMPMSGGGSPLGEQVVRPMWDTFQTDIMDKLNAITIDDLCREAESKDIKPAAMVGTDFTI from the coding sequence ATGTTGCGGCTTTCCAAAAAAACACTGCTGGCGCTCGAAGCCGTTGTGGACGTGGCCTACAACGCGCGGCCTGATCCGGTGCAATCCAAAGAGATTACAAAGCGGCAGGGCATTCCCCAGCGCTATCTTGAACAGGTGATGCAGCAGCTTGTGCGTGAGGGTGTGCTCAAGGGTGTGCGCGGCCCGCGCGGCGGCTACCGGCTGGCGCGCGAGCGGCGGCGCATTACGGTTGGCGAGATCGTGCGCATTGTCGGTGCCATGGAAGCGGCGGACGACGCACGCGATGAAGCCAAGGCGGCAGCGCGCGAAGCCAATGGCCATGCCCGGTCCGACGACATGCCGATGTCCGGTGGCGGTTCGCCGCTGGGCGAGCAGGTTGTGCGGCCCATGTGGGACACCTTCCAGACCGACATCATGGACAAACTCAATGCCATAACCATTGACGATCTGTGCCGAGAGGCAGAGAGCAAAGACATCAAGCCCGCAGCAATGGTGGGCACTGACTTCACAATCTAA
- the coaBC gene encoding bifunctional phosphopantothenoylcysteine decarboxylase/phosphopantothenate--cysteine ligase CoaBC: MLDGKRILLIIGGGIAAYKSLELARLIRRRNGEVRAILTKAGQEFVTPLSVGGLTHDKVYTDLFDLTAEADMGHIQLSRDADLLVVSPATADLMAKIAQGRADDMASTALLATDKPVLIAPAMNVRMWEHPATQRNLAQLIADGVSVVGPREGSMACGEFGPGRLAEPEDILAAIEQQLGGSGVLAGRRAIVTAGPTHEPIDPVRYIANRSSGKQGYAIAQALAQLGAETHLVSGPTSLADPRGVRVTRVETAREMLAATQACLPADVAVCAAAVADWRADTSTNSKLKKDGTGAVPPLALIENPDILATLSSAGPDRPRLVIGFAAETDDVVAHATAKRQRKGCDWIVANDVSPGTGIMGGDSNTVHLISASGTENWAPMPKAQVATQLAARVADALGAMS; encoded by the coding sequence GTGCTCGACGGCAAACGGATACTTCTGATCATCGGCGGCGGTATCGCGGCCTACAAGTCGCTGGAGCTGGCGCGGCTTATCCGGCGGCGCAATGGCGAGGTGCGGGCGATCCTGACCAAGGCGGGGCAGGAGTTTGTAACGCCGCTGTCTGTTGGCGGGCTGACCCATGACAAGGTCTATACGGATCTGTTTGACCTCACCGCCGAAGCCGACATGGGCCACATCCAGTTGTCGCGCGACGCGGACCTGCTGGTGGTATCACCCGCCACCGCAGACCTGATGGCCAAGATCGCCCAAGGCCGCGCTGATGACATGGCGTCCACAGCGCTGCTGGCCACTGACAAGCCGGTGCTGATTGCCCCTGCCATGAATGTGCGCATGTGGGAGCACCCGGCGACGCAGCGCAACCTGGCGCAGTTGATAGCTGACGGCGTGAGCGTTGTGGGGCCACGCGAGGGCTCCATGGCGTGTGGCGAGTTTGGCCCCGGCAGGCTGGCGGAGCCCGAAGACATTCTGGCCGCCATTGAACAACAGCTTGGCGGATCGGGCGTGTTAGCAGGACGCCGCGCGATCGTGACTGCCGGGCCGACCCATGAACCGATTGACCCGGTGCGCTACATCGCCAACCGCTCTTCAGGCAAACAGGGCTATGCGATTGCGCAAGCTTTGGCGCAGCTTGGCGCGGAGACGCATCTGGTGTCCGGCCCCACCAGCCTTGCGGACCCGCGCGGTGTGCGTGTGACCCGCGTTGAAACGGCGCGCGAAATGCTGGCGGCGACGCAGGCGTGCCTGCCTGCCGATGTTGCGGTGTGTGCCGCAGCCGTTGCGGACTGGCGGGCGGATACGTCCACCAATTCAAAACTCAAGAAGGACGGGACGGGTGCCGTGCCGCCGCTCGCCCTGATTGAAAACCCGGACATTCTGGCGACGCTGAGCAGCGCAGGCCCTGATCGCCCCCGGCTTGTGATCGGGTTTGCCGCGGAGACGGATGATGTGGTTGCCCACGCCACGGCCAAACGCCAGCGCAAGGGCTGCGACTGGATAGTGGCCAATGATGTGTCACCAGGCACCGGCATCATGGGTGGCGACAGCAACACGGTGCATCTGATTTCAGCGTCCGGCACCGAAAACTGGGCACCGATGCCAAAGGCGCAGGTGGCAACGCAGCTTGCCGCCCGCGTGGCGGACGCGCTGGGAGCAATGTCATGA
- the cysK gene encoding cysteine synthase A, whose translation MTDKPGRGRIYDCITETIGNTPLVRLKRMNANGKADVLLKLEFFNPLASVKDRIGVAMIEALEAAGKIDENTVLIEPTSGNTGIALAFVAAAKGYKLILVMPESMSLERRKMLALLGAELELTEAAKGMKGAVARAEELLQSTPNAVMPQQFDNPANPEIHRRTTAEEIWNDTDGKVDVVISGIGTAGTFTGVGSVLKARKPELKMIAIEPEDSPILSGGQPGPHKIQGIGAGFIPGNLDKSLIDEVITIGNETAFETARQAAREEGIPGGISSGAAIAAALEVSERPDMAGKTIVAIIPSFAERYLSTALFDGL comes from the coding sequence ATGACTGACAAGCCAGGCCGCGGCCGCATCTATGACTGCATCACCGAGACAATCGGCAATACGCCGCTGGTGCGCCTCAAGCGTATGAACGCCAACGGCAAGGCAGACGTGCTGCTGAAACTTGAGTTCTTCAATCCGCTCGCCAGCGTCAAGGACCGCATCGGCGTGGCGATGATCGAGGCGCTGGAAGCTGCGGGCAAGATCGACGAAAACACCGTGCTGATTGAGCCGACGTCCGGCAACACCGGCATTGCGCTGGCGTTTGTGGCAGCCGCCAAAGGCTACAAGCTGATTTTGGTGATGCCCGAAAGCATGTCGCTGGAACGCCGCAAGATGCTGGCGTTGCTGGGCGCGGAGCTTGAATTGACCGAAGCTGCAAAAGGCATGAAGGGCGCAGTCGCACGCGCCGAAGAGCTGTTGCAGTCCACACCCAATGCCGTGATGCCGCAGCAGTTTGACAACCCGGCCAACCCCGAAATCCACCGCCGCACGACAGCCGAAGAGATATGGAATGATACCGATGGCAAGGTGGATGTGGTGATTTCCGGCATCGGCACGGCAGGCACGTTTACCGGCGTGGGCTCCGTGCTGAAGGCCAGAAAACCTGAGCTCAAGATGATCGCCATTGAGCCGGAGGATTCTCCCATTCTCTCGGGCGGTCAGCCTGGTCCACACAAGATTCAGGGCATCGGTGCAGGCTTCATCCCCGGCAACCTCGACAAGAGCCTGATTGATGAAGTGATTACCATCGGCAATGAAACAGCCTTCGAGACCGCCCGTCAGGCGGCCCGCGAAGAAGGCATCCCCGGCGGCATTTCATCAGGCGCTGCCATTGCGGCGGCCCTTGAAGTGTCCGAGCGCCCTGACATGGCAGGCAAGACAATCGTCGCCATCATACCCAGCTTCGCCGAGCGCTATCTCTCCACCGCGTTGTTCGACGGGCTTTAG
- a CDS encoding D-glycerate dehydrogenase yields MPHTKPLVTVTRKLPDIVETRMRELFNTRLNLDDTALSREALERAVAESTVLVPTVTDRIDAALLEKAGDKFKLIANFGAGVDNIDVDAAHARGITVTNTPNVLTEDTADLTLALILAVPRRLTEGAQIISADNQWQGWSPTWMLGHRIHGKRLGIIGMGRIGQAVARRAKAFGLSIHYHNRKPANSAIEEELEATYWDSLDQMLARMDIVSINCPHTPATYHLLNARRLKLMKPDAFIVNTARGEIIDETALAQAIDAGEIAGAGLDVFENEPAVNPKLLGRANVVLLPHMGSSTYESRIEMGEKVVINIRSFVDGNAPPDRVLPIDV; encoded by the coding sequence GTGCCGCACACCAAGCCCCTTGTCACCGTCACCCGCAAACTCCCCGACATCGTGGAAACGCGGATGCGCGAGCTGTTCAACACCCGCCTTAACCTCGATGACACCGCCCTGTCGCGTGAGGCGCTGGAGCGCGCGGTGGCTGAAAGCACAGTGCTTGTGCCCACCGTGACCGACCGCATTGACGCAGCCTTGCTTGAAAAAGCAGGCGACAAGTTCAAACTCATCGCCAATTTTGGTGCGGGCGTGGACAACATCGATGTGGACGCCGCCCACGCGCGCGGAATCACCGTTACCAATACCCCCAATGTGCTGACCGAAGACACTGCCGACCTGACCCTGGCGCTTATCCTGGCTGTGCCGCGCCGCCTCACCGAAGGCGCGCAGATCATTTCAGCGGATAACCAATGGCAGGGCTGGTCGCCCACCTGGATGCTTGGACACAGGATTCACGGCAAGCGGCTGGGCATCATCGGTATGGGCCGCATCGGCCAGGCAGTGGCGCGGCGGGCAAAGGCGTTTGGCCTGTCGATCCATTATCACAACCGCAAGCCCGCGAATTCCGCCATAGAAGAAGAGCTTGAAGCCACCTACTGGGACTCGCTGGACCAGATGCTGGCGCGTATGGACATCGTGTCCATCAACTGTCCGCATACGCCCGCGACCTATCACCTGCTCAATGCGCGCCGGTTGAAGCTGATGAAGCCGGACGCCTTCATCGTCAACACCGCGCGCGGCGAAATCATCGACGAGACGGCGCTGGCGCAGGCGATTGACGCGGGTGAGATTGCCGGCGCGGGCCTTGATGTGTTTGAAAACGAACCCGCCGTAAACCCCAAGCTGCTGGGGCGTGCCAACGTTGTGCTGCTGCCGCATATGGGTTCGTCCACCTATGAAAGCCGCATCGAGATGGGCGAAAAGGTGGTCATCAATATCCGCAGCTTCGTAGATGGCAACGCACCGCCCGACCGGGTGCTGCCGATCGACGTTTAG
- the dut gene encoding dUTP diphosphatase encodes MTAINIKVMQLPHGRGLDLPAYETDHAAGMDLRAALADGEQVTLAPGARAMVPTGLAIALPEGFEAQVRPRSGLAAKQGVTVLNSPGTVDADYRGEVKVILINHGDEPVLITRGMRIAQMLFAPVTRGTFMAVETLDETARGAGGFGSTGTDVKKAG; translated from the coding sequence ATGACAGCTATCAACATCAAGGTCATGCAGTTGCCCCACGGCAGGGGGCTTGATCTGCCGGCCTATGAAACGGATCACGCGGCGGGCATGGATCTGCGCGCCGCGCTGGCTGACGGCGAACAGGTGACGCTTGCACCAGGTGCGCGCGCCATGGTGCCAACGGGGCTGGCCATTGCACTGCCCGAAGGCTTTGAGGCGCAGGTGCGTCCACGTTCCGGGCTGGCGGCCAAGCAGGGCGTTACGGTGCTCAATAGTCCGGGTACGGTGGATGCGGATTATCGTGGTGAGGTCAAGGTCATTCTCATCAACCACGGCGATGAGCCGGTGTTGATCACACGCGGTATGCGCATTGCGCAGATGCTGTTTGCGCCGGTCACACGCGGCACGTTTATGGCGGTTGAGACGCTGGATGAAACAGCGCGCGGTGCGGGTGGCTTCGGCTCGACCGGCACCGATGTCAAGAAGGCCGGGTGA